The Cyprinus carpio isolate SPL01 chromosome B17, ASM1834038v1, whole genome shotgun sequence genome has a window encoding:
- the grhl3 gene encoding LOW QUALITY PROTEIN: grainyhead-like protein 3 homolog (The sequence of the model RefSeq protein was modified relative to this genomic sequence to represent the inferred CDS: inserted 1 base in 1 codon), translated as MTKEIEALMVQQNESFNYLRYPDNYIMDSWSSMDSGDLSKTKPRLSSDEELATLSLLYEACKTPKEQKMTSCVREGSMYMERTVNSASPELATLENAHIMKLLSESMSSSHSKQALLSTDSYTGDNLYPLLHQAQKSWPSEQPFLETTPEPLPYSTFVGQTSPVYSESYTNSPPDRYRNDFQFVLGAPQASQHKTTEIPMVYXNKGQFYPITLQGVDSTAGVPCSKVKTVIMAVFENDKSPEMQLKYWNHWHARQPTVKQRVLDIADYKEVFSGVSNVEEVAFNALSFIWNTNEEAKVHIGINSLSTDFSSQKGVKGLPLNLQIDTYDFSSGNNRLIHRAVCQIKIFCDKGAERKMRDEERKRSKRRTKNDSSNNSCKQGLVSSSVGKDSTYFKTLDDHVTQPVLFIPEMHFSTMQRCGLVPPVSLEESDRTSLKRINCYTDSGDQNSSPPSKQARRDEQQRVLLYVRRETEEVFDALMLNTPTLKGLREAISEKYGMQEDTIGKIFKKCKRGIFVNMDDNIIEHYSNHSAFLIEITEVMINHFQITLMEL; from the exons ATGACCAAGGAGATTGA GGCTCTCATGGTACAACAGAACGAGAGTTTCAACTACTTACGCTATCCAGACAACTACATTATGGACTCTTGGTCTAGCATGGATAGCGGTGACCTCAGCAAGACTAAACCCAGACTGTCTTCAGATGAAGAACTTGCAACTCTAAGCCTCCTTTATGAAGCCTGCAAG acccctaAAGAGCAGAAGATGACATCATGTGTGCGTGAGGGCAGCATGTACATGGAAAG GACAGTGAATAGTGCCTCCCCTGAGCTGGCCACGCTGGAGAACGCTCACATCATGAAGCTGCTTTCTGAAAGCATGTCCTCCAGTCACTCAAAGCAAGCATTACTGAGCACTGACAGCTACACAGGGGACAACTTGTACCCCCTCCTGCACCAAGCACAGAAATCATGGCCATCTGAGCAACCCTTTCTGGAGACAACCCCTGAG cCTCTACCCTATAGCACGTTTGTGGGACAAACAAGCCCAGTATACTCAGAGTCCTACACCAACTCTCCTCCAGATAGATACAG GAATGACTTCCAGTTTGTTCTTGGTGCCCCACAAGCTTCTCAGCACAAGACAACAGAAATACCCATGGTGT TCAACAAGGGACAGTTTTACCCCATCACACTGCAGGGAGTGGACAGCACTGCTGGGGTGCCATGCAGCAAAGTAAAA ACGGTGATCATGGCTGTGTTTGAGAATGACAAGAGTCCTGAGATGCAGCTGAAGTACTGGAACCACTGGCACGCTCGACAGCCTACCGTTAAACAGAGAGTCCTTGATATCG CTGACTACAAGGAAGTTTTCAGTGGAGTGAGTAACGTGGAAGAGGTGGCTTTCAACGCACTGTCCTTTATCTGGAACACCAATGAAGAAGCAAAG GTGCATATTGGCATCAATTCTCTGAGCACTGACTTCTCCTCGCAGAAGGGGGTCAAAGGTCTTCCTCTGAATCTTCAGATCGACACCTATGATTTCAGCTCAGGGAACAACCGCCTCATTCACAGAGCTGTTTGTCAGATTAAGATCTTCTGCGATAAG GGAGCAGAGAGGAAGATGAGAGacgaggagagaaagagaagcaaGAGGAGGACCAAGAATGACTCCAGCAACAATA GTTGTAAACAGGGCCTAGTTTCCAGCTCTGTCGGAAAGGACTCTACCTACTTTAAAACTCTAGACGATCACGTCACACAACCTGTTTTATTCATCCCAGAGATGCACTTCAGCACCATGCAGCGCTGTGGCCTG GTGCCCCCTGTTAGCCTGGAGGAAAGCGACAGGACATCGCTGAAACGTATCAACTGCTACACAGACAGCGGTGACCAGAACAGCTCACCGCCGAGCAAACAAGCCCGCCGAGACGAGCAACAGAGAG ttCTCCTGTATGTCAGGCGAGAGACAGAGGAAGTATTCGATGCCCTCATGTTGAACACGCCAACCCTTAAGGGCCTGAGAGAAGCG ATTTCAGAAAAGTACGGTATGCAAGAAGACACCATTGGGAAAATCTTCAAGAAGTGCAAAAGAGG